Below is a window of Maylandia zebra isolate NMK-2024a linkage group LG19, Mzebra_GT3a, whole genome shotgun sequence DNA.
TTGACATTTTCTCACACAGCATTTTAAGTGGTATATTGTCTCTGTGCTTAAAGCCCAGTGGGCATCACAAGTTTCCATGACATCATGACtttgcagtattattgccagaGTTTGAGATTATTCGCGGATGCGTGAGTCAGGAGGCACAATTGGTTCCTGTTACTAGAGATGGGAAGAAGGTCATTGTTGGTAACTCTCACCGGAGAGAATTCCTCCCATCCACCGAGAGCGACGTTATCAGCACAGCTACCTCATTATAAGACCTCGCTCTGCACCCGGCACCCCGAAGCCAGGAAGGATATTAAAGCTTAAAGAAAGTTGCTGACACAGCTAGAGAGGCCACTTTCAACatcaacacacaaaaaacattcaaatcAACTAAGTTGGCAGATTTAAATGGGCTCTGGACTGTAAATGACTTCACCTCTTCAGTGTGGGCCTTTTAAAGGAAATGCTGAAGTCAGAAGTCCTTTACACCTGATGCTAATGTGCCTACATAATCAACAAGTTCTTATTCATcatttttgactttgttttggcATCAAACTGGAAACAACTCTGAAATTATCCATACATATTCTGCATATAATTCAGACACATATCACTACACTCTATACATTTTATAAAAACCTTGATTATGTTTATAGTTTGATTGAGGTGcagaaatatgcaaaacaatCGCACATATTTAAATATGATTTCGCTCAGTTTGTATTCTTTGGCAAAAGAAGAAGCGAGGATCACCTTTCCCTACACGTCCACCCTTCCTTCTGTGTAGTCTGACTTCTTTGTCCCTGTGTGCCAGCTCATGTAATCCCCTTAGGCTCACCACCTGCAGCTGTCCTATTATGTAAAGTCAGGAAGGAGACGTTATAAAGGCTGACCAGACTGTCCTACCTCAGACAGCTGAGCTTAGGTGTGCGAACACCCGGACGAACCCTCTATCTCAGTGGGTTTCCCGTCCTGGGAGTCCAGGGAGAGGAGCTTTAGATAGAGACTGCCAAGAGTCATCTGGCCTTTAATTCATCTGATTTAGCAGGAAGACCAGCGTGGGAAGCTCAGATGTTTTTCAGGCTCCCAAGACTCACTCCTGGCTACATCAGGCTGCTGCAGGTGAGTGTGAGCCTTTGGTAGGTTCTAAAGGTTTCAGGTGAATATTTAAGAAaataagtttttcttttcttagattTTAAGTTTTACTGACAAATGCAagacctttaaaataaaaagtagtGCTTTAGTCTGGGATTCATACAGGGGTTAGCATGCTCTGTCTCTGCTGAACCACTCCAGAGGGAGGCAGGGGAGAAACTGGTGATAAAATGTTTGCAAGGTGCTGTTTTCATGGGTACGTGCAGAGTTTTATTGACAGTTACAAATCATACAGCACACTTGCTTCGCTAAGCCTCGTGCTGCTATTGTGCAGCCATTTTTCTGTGCATTGTCTCAACAGATTCGGTTGTGACAAGATGATGAAACACAGTGCTATCTTATTATATACGCACAGACCACAATATTTCCAGGCTGCTGTTCCAGTAATTGTAGAACGGCTTATATTTTAGCTCAATAGTAGTAGCGTTTATCACAAACAATAGAGAAAGCCTGCGACAGTCCATTGCATTGTAAGTGGAAATGGGAACTGGTTGAGCGAGCTGCAGGAATGGCTTCTTAACTGCCTGGGACACAGCTCCATTAGAAACTATGAAGTTAAGTTTCTATTGTTTGCTCCTCCACGTGCTTTATAATTGTCAAGGGCCCACGGAGGAAATTGTCCATGTCGCAAAATTGATGAGCTTTTTGTTTGTCAAAAGAGACGGGCCACAATTTAGTAAATGAGAAAAGATGGGGTTTTAATTTCTCCAGGATTGCTGGGAGCACCAGCTGGAGCTGAGGTGTGCATGTTGTGCCTCGCTTATCGCATTCGTTACTTTTCTTTCAGACGCAGGCCTACCATAATGTGGCCGTGACGCCTCCGGCGGAGAAGACCGTGCCTGGTATGGCTATGCTGCTGGGAGCCGTTGGGATCGGGATGTGTGGCTACAGCTCCAAGCAGTTGGCCCTCTACCATCGGCCCTCTTCCCGTGTCCTGCAGTGGATCGGCACGCACACTGATGCCAGTGCAGTGGCACACAGGATCCCCGTCCTGGATGCGACTCGCCGGGCCGGTGCCTGCCAGGGGATCCCACCTCCCTCGTTCGTTGGCGACAAAGTTCCCTCAAATTAGTCTGTGGTGATAGTTTGGCCGGCACCATAGGTTGAGTTCCGGTAACTACGCTCGGTCATGTCTAAGATTGTAGCTATGCCGGCCCATTGCACCAATGCGGCCCATGTGCTCTCTGAAGACATGCTGCTGTGGATATCTGACTGAACCTATGTGTTGGCGCGAAACAGTATCATAGAGATATGGAGTTCAGTAACAATAGTTCACATTCTACTGGATTGGTTCACTTATTCACTAATAACTAGGCTGTTTAATGCACAGAGAGGGCACTAaacagcatgaatgatgggatGAGTACGTAACTGGTGCTGGAACTTCCCAGAAACTGTGGCTGAATGTGGCTTGAATGAGCTAGCATGACTAATTTGGAGGCATTGTGTGTCTTTTCGAGTACTGAGGTAAAAAGAGAGTGATGCTTGGCAGCGCTCCTCTGTACACAGATGGTtggcatctctctctctctgacctcCTTTCCATCTTTTCCCAGGCAGAAAGCCATGTGTAAGTGCTTGAGCAGCCCATCCTTGCCCATGACTTCAATTGATTTCCTCTGAGGAGGAGCAGGTGCCATCCATCAACAAGCCTTGGCATCTTTTGGTGTATTCTGCATTGGCTGTCAATCGAAAGAGAGCAGTCGAAGACATAGGTTGGCTTTGGGGCTGAGTCGAAACCGGTGCGTCTATTCTGAGGACTTTAAATTCTCTGAGGATTCGGTCAGAGTGGTAAAGCAGAGGATGCTTTTGTGGCTTGAAAACGGCTCTTTTATCAGAAGAAAGTGGATCTGTTATCAAAGCGTGGGCCGTGTAAACAACAATTGCACAAATACACTTTGATGAGACACCGCAGGTGGCGGGTAAGCAAGGTAAAGTGGTGATTTCTGCAGGATAAGTCTGTGCCCTCCGTGGGGATTAACCCTGGTGGAAAACCATTCCTGGTGCACACACTCATTAACCTAATCTGGTATTAGAGAGTCAAGGACCCGTAAACAGTTCCTGTGCGTCCAAATATTGTGCCATTCCCCCTGCAGTGTCCACCGTTTGTCTCGCTGTCAGATATGGATGGACGAGTCTAGACGTGGTGTTTTCATTCGTGTTAACACCAAAAAAATGTACCAGAGAGAGCGGAGCTGAGACTCGGCGAGACACTGAGCGTGGTTGAGAATGCGCGCTGTGCCTTATGGATTGCACAAGGTTATACTGTCGTCATTGACCGGCTATTAAATTGAGCCAGTATACTTGAGATTTATCAGATGTGGAGATGGTACAAGGTAGGCAACAGAGGGATTCTCCAAAGGAGGATGTAAGAAAGTTTAGTGTTTCGTCAGTTAGAGGTCAGCCAGACCTTGCAGTCCACATTCTCATAGCCAAAAAGCCATCCTTGTCGCTCTGCCAAATTGGACAAGTGGCTAGTTGTGGCAGGTTGGGAGTTTATAATGGCCCAGTAGTGACCCACCAGTATTCTAGCACAGAGGGTCACCAACAAAATGGTCGTAATCCACTCAGGAGCGGGCTAATGGCTCCAACTGGCATCGGATGTTGGACAGTTGCTCACCTTATTCTGGACTGAGGCTGACACCTATAAACAATTTCATAATTGGGTTATAAAGAGCAGGAATGCTCTGGAGGAAATGTACAGAGTAAACCAAACAGATAGCGCTCAGAATTACAGACACGTTTGACTAAAATGTTCTCCACCTGTTTGAAAATTCGGATCGGAAATAATTGGCCGTGCTTTCACGGAACTGCAGACTGCGGTCGCATTCAGGCATTGCCCTCCTGGGAGTTTCAGAATCAATGTGGACATGGGCTGGAAGCTGTGTAATGCACCTAGCTGCTTTTGATGGATTCTCTTTATACTGCAACAGTGCACAGTGAGCACAGAGAACTGCGAAAACCTATTGATCTCAATAAGAGAGTGAAGGAGGAGAGCTTGTCTCCTCGCTGCAGCCGGTTCCTGTTTCACTCGGCATTGTGCAGTCTATGAGGAGAAACTGCCGAGATAGTGCACTGAATAATGGCGATGCTCGAAAACACGTTAGCTCTCGGATTAAAAATGCAAGGGATGTTTGAAAGCACAGTATTCATCTGTCAGTGTGCTGGATGTCACACATCAGCGCTCATCCATTAGCGTCTGTGAAGCTCTACAAACTTGACTTTAGCTGTGCCCATTAAAGGAGACTTTTGTTCTGTTAGTAAAGTCattaatatttaatgaaaaGATGTTGGACTAGATTCATGAAATAAAAGCACTTTAGTCACAGCTGTGGCTCAGATTGTTTCTGTGCAATTATGTGAGATGAAATTGTTCTTTTTGTACcaagaaataaatgttttagtCAAGATTCAATTCATGCTGTTTGGGTGTAATTATGCTTCAAGAGATGTGACAGAATTTTACCACAGGAATCACGGCCCTGATGACCTAATCACAAGATAAACTTGTAAGACTGCAGAGAGAGGATGGACGCTGATATCCTGGTACTGTGACAGACACAACGTGCAGTGCAAGACCAGAGGCTGTAGACAGACTCACACCGACCAGCACAAGctgcttttaaatattttagtcAAACACTTGTGCAGATACGTCACAGGGGCTCAACCCGCAACACAGCCGTATTAAATATCTGATGAAGCCAGGCTCTTCCTCCTGTTTCATCTTCACAAACTTTATTTGGAGAGAATTGTTGTTTTTGACTAAACACTGAAGCAAACTTGTCATCAGTGTGTGGTGGATTTTGGGGATTCTGCTAAACAACTAAGATCAGTGATGTTACCCCCCTGGCAGTGAGAGAAGGGTTACCAACAGATATCTCAACAATGTCATTTCATGTGGAGTCACGATAAAAGTCAAACTATAGTTGGCCTTAAAAGCAGCTACGACCTACTTACAGATTATACAAATATCACTTTTTTATTACTAATGCAACAGTTTATCAGTGGGGCTCATAGCCCGTCCACGTTTACAAGCCACATTGTAGCATCAGTGTTGTGCAGGCTGAATGTTCAATAATGTGATAAagagttcagttttttttaaaataataaagagttctttgtttttctgtcaccgCAGGAGGAAAGTgacaaaaaatgaataaatgaatacaaaaacaaataaataatcagCTAAACTTCCATTTAAAAAAGTAGCATCAGCTCAGAATTTCAGTCTTTGTATCTCTGCTTACTATGAACTAGCCCATCTAAGCACATGCTGCTTACATGTGTTTGCCCAGC
It encodes the following:
- the LOC143413995 gene encoding uncharacterized protein LOC143413995, encoding MFFRLPRLTPGYIRLLQTQAYHNVAVTPPAEKTVPGMAMLLGAVGIGMCGYSSKQLALYHRPSSRVLQWIGTHTDASAVAHRIPVLDATRRAGACQGIPPPSFVGDKVPSN